aaaaaattgttaatattcttcaattaattttttacaaataatatcagaaatatgAAGCATTTTACAATAAGGATGgcgatgattaattaataatgacggcaaaaaaataataatgaatgtttTTCGAATATCGCAGATATAGGATTTATTTccgtataataattagaaaatataattaagccgagctaaattatgtttttgatGTTTTCATGTGAAACAGATATTACAAGTAGCTTTCCATAGTTCACTTTCTTTTCTCATGGAACTCGCGAAGCGAGAAAAGCATTGCTTATACCATTGTCGATCATTCTTACCTTTCCTACGAAATTCTTTACGGTGAGAAAAGTGACGGAGTAACCATTTTGATAAATGGAATATacgaatatcaaaaaaatatggcGAACGTGCAATTACATGCACAATGAATGCCAGTCGTCGCGATTCTTTACCGATTTTATTACTCTTAATCATTAGTCGCgatttcgttgaaaatatttcagtcTCCAATGGCAATAATGTAGCGTTGCTCTCGTGCGAGAAACGTGAAGAAAGAAGGTAAACTACTTCAGCTACTATACGCCGAAGCCCATCTGGCGATACACATGTACGGAAActagttatttctttttctgggCCTTCTCGGCAGCCTTGGTGACCTTGCCAGCAGCGTCCTTGAAAGTTACAGCTTTGATAACACCAACAGCTACCGTTTGACGCATGTCACGAACAGCGAAACGCCCCAAAGGTGGAAATTCTTGGAAAGCCTCAACGCACATGGGCTTGCTTGGCACAAGCATAACGATAGCAGCATCTCCAGATTTGATGCTTTTCGGGTTTTCTTCAGTTGTCTTTCCATTACGACGATCGCATTTCTCTTTGATATCAGCGAATTTACATGCAATATGAGCAGTGTGACAGTCCAGTACTGGTGTATAACCATTGCTGATTTGACCAGGGTGATTCAATACGAtaacctaaaataaaaataaaaaatattaataactttacaaaaaattagataaatataaatatcttatatatttctatctatttaatttatattaaaatttatattaatttaaaatagcacTCAGACGCCATCAACCATCAATAGATCCTAAGGATCTTCCGGTGGAAACCGCGAATGATGTTTAGAAATTCTCATCATTGTGccgattgataaataatattttattaaaatttgcaaaattatttaattcttagcatttcataatatacatacTTGTGCAGTAAAATCAGCAGCACCTTTAGGTGGATTATTCTTTGAATCACCAGCAACGTAACCACGACGTAATTCTTTCACAGATACGTTCTTGACGTTAAAACCAACATTATCACCAGGAACAGCCTCTTGCAAAGCTTCGTGATGCATTTCAACAGATTTAACTTCAGTAGTCAAACCGGCAGGAGCAAATGTGACAACCATACCTGGTTTCAACACACCAGTTTCGACACGACCAACTGGTACTGTTCCAATACCACCGATTTTATATACGTCCTGCAATCACgtttaatactatttatattaccaattttttaatacaaacataattttaaaaaattttattttaatcagacATCTCTAACCAtcactaaataataaaattttccggTGGAAACCGCGAATGAGCAAATAATGAtatcatcataaaaaataaataaaaattgattgcttttacattttatttagaaatctaCCTGAAGAGGAAGACGGAGAGCCTTGTCTGTAGGTCTAGTAGGTGGAAGAATAGCATCAAGCGCTTCAATGAGACATTTTCCTTcaacttttccttctttacGTTCAACAGTCCATCCCTTAAACCAAGGCATTTTTGAAGAAACTTCCAACATATTATCTCCATGCCAACCAGAAATTGGCACAAATGCAACGGCAGCTGGATTGtaaccaatttttttaatgtaagatgacacttcttttttaatttcttcaaatcgGGTTTCAGAATATGGTGGTTCAGTGGAGTCCATCTTATTAACACCAACAATCAATTGTTTCACACCAAGAGTAAAAGCGAGCAAAGCATGCTCACGAGTTTGTCCATTCTTTGAAATGCCTGCTTCGAACTCTCCAGTACCAGCAGCAACGATCAGCACAGCACAATCAGCCTGAGAGGTACCAGTAATCatgtttttgataaaatctCTGTGTCCAGGAGCATCAATAATAGTAACATAGTATTTTGATGTTTCGAACTTCCACAGAGCAATATCAATTGTAATACCACGTTCACGTTCAGCTTTTAGCTTATCCAATACCCAGGCATATTTGAAGGATCCTTTGCccatctaaaaattaatttaattttattttaaaatgtgttacgtataaaattcttaatttttatttcaaataaaaaattataatcatcacCATatgtatcaagaaaaaaaattattaataacaataaaaaaattataataaaaatatcttattttttaaaatatatataatattgtaaaaattaattacttacttCCTGGGCTTCcttctcgaatttttcaatGGTACGTTTATCAATACCACCACATTTGTAGATCAAATGACCAGTAGTGGTAGACTTGCCAGAGTCGACGTGTCCAATAACGACAATGTTAATATGAATCTTTTCTTTACCCATGATAAAGTTTTTACGAGACTTTACTGGTTAactctgaaataaatataaaatttatttattaaaaaataataaataaaatgaaatttttttttttttgaaaacaattttaataaagattgcaTTCATATatctatgtaataaaatatttcaaccttattttatgataaaatatttttttaataattgttttgaactctaaattttatttaaaaaaattaattcgagttaatcatcgtttatttttattaaggaaGCAGCAGGTGTCCGAGTTAAGGTCCACGTGGCGGTATCTGAATATTCGAGAACGAAACTAGCAGCCATTTTGTACATGGTAAGAACGTTGCAGCGTTGCCACAATTGCTTGACGCTTACTGTTGCACAatgctattataaattatttttaataatttctaataaacgaaattaagctatatatgtacatattcactatactaattatttacaaacgcgttttaaaaataatatatattttaattataaataatttcactatttttataatatatttttataatattagaatattgcaagtcaaatattaatttaatacaaaaaaaaaaaaagaaataaaaatattaacaaattgataaattatcacAAACACATAAAAAGCGgtatattatgcaattgctATAGTTTATTGTTCAATTATCAAGTTTATCACTTATCGttcttcgatataattttcacttGTTACCACTTTGACACggcaatagatattttaacattaacaaaaaaaaaaaaaaaaaagaaaaatgactgATTTAACGATCCACTACATTGAAAATCAGCAAGCAATCTCCATTGTTGGCGAAAAATCGTCCCACAATGTCGTCATTGCACACGATTTCCAGTATATGTATCGTGTATCTTGATACTATGTtacaaaaaagtaatatatacaACTACTTctcaatgtattattaattaaaattatatttgttaatattttaaaaaattcgtagaTTACGAAGATTTTTCACTACAATTCCAATGATGCCTGAACTTGTGACCGTAACTCTCCAGTTCTGACAAGCGACCGCCATACTGCATCCGGTTATttgctttttctaatttttatagtttaaaagtcacatttaattattcaatcgtTTTGTACcgtttattaacaaaatttttgtttataattaacaattaatcgctaaattcaacatattttttgaacgatatgacaaacaattttaacaaGATCAGCATGTGGTCCGTATTCGAACAGCCGGCAAATATAGCTATCAACCACGCGcccattttttaatcttataattcaccgaaaaaaaataacattttagtAAAACTGTTTTCACAACACATTTTATCCGTATTTTGATCGTTGTTTTATTCCGTACCTGACGTCCGATGCTACCTTTTCGGTAAGAAAATCGACGGATTATACTCCTGTGCGTAAACCACGAACAACCACTCACCTCCAGATGCCACAACAGAAAGAGATCGTCCAAGTGAAGTGACATGCGCATACGGCTTCCCGACTATAGCCTCGAACCCAGCGCCTCCACCATATCGATCATTTgtgaaacaatatattattttttcatgtattgtttattctttttatcatatcattaataatattataaatttcggaaaataatattcaatttattttttataaattcgtaaaaaattattgataataataaacggtGAAACTAAAGTTTTTAGGAGGATAAAACGCTGGGTTTGAGATTACGGTTACGCAGCAACAACAGGCGTACCAGAGAttcatacacatatatgtataggtAGGTAGTCCTAGGATTCATGCTTGTGTGTGAGCatggaattgaaataaagatgGGGATACTCAACCACAGAATGTTAAGTTGACGCGTATAGGGATGCACATTTGTAATTCTTGATTTAATGCCATAACTCTTAATCCAAACGATAATACGAagcaatattcttttcttttattagaacatttatttgaaatcgttTAGATGAATTAATGTTtcgtttaatgaatttaaaaaatctattgttaatatttcgaaGTAATATAGATACATCGAAGTAATGTACAGCAATCCAGGCAATATTTGATTGCTACGAAtaaggaaatatatttataatatacatatatatgtatatatacaagtaaattatatttttaaattattttttaagaatatatataataaaaaaatattaatatatcttaattatttttttattatgaaattttatatatcagtgtatatttcatatagactgatgaacatattaattttattaataaatattaattcattttttaaacgtgataaaatttctttgatcatAAAgtgattaaagattaaaaattaaagatcgaaaagaaaaaaaaaattacatcattAAACGAgtcaagaagaaaaagacaaGTTGAAAAACAACAGAttgtacgatatatatattacatagtaCATTGAATGATATTGTTCCGGGACATACAATAGTAATGCTTCCAGATGtacatgtacatatgtatCTTCCTATGCAGTAggtttattcttttatttcgtagGCAATATAATAGAGTTATACAACATCTTTATGTAACGTTTAATACGCGTATAAAATTgaacttttcaatattttataatataaatttgaaaatttttaatatagttaattttttttttttttttaatttttaaactcattcattatttaacgtgaaacataataaaatcgtTTCGTTACAGTTTTGGATTTGTTACAATACGGTAACCAACCAACgataatataatgcaatttctttaatcttttatattttatttcctatttttttttttaataatgttaaattttttaataatgttatttatttcgatttttttggtATATtactctttaaaaaattaatattatcgcatttaattaataacatttcataacatttaataatatttatgttaaattaataatatttaataacaatagtaTTGAATTATgagtataatattcaatataggAGTTTATTCACAACAATGAattcaaaaaacatttattttatattgtcgatatgcaaaaaagaattatagtttattacGAGATATTATGTAATCATATTCTCTGCCCGGTGAAtgattcattgaaaataacgAGCGAATACGTCATTTTCTTGGTACACGAGAATAAATGATACCGATAATGATAtcgattgcaaaaaatattcttaagattttgaaaacttgcctttatctttatttatgtaaaaaataatagattatctttttattttgtatttcgaacaatatataaataagaataaagttCTAATTCATTTCTacaatctataattatttatatttttcatatttattcatagaatgagtcaaattttgaaaagatacgtaaaaaaaaaatttcgtcaaATGGCGCAATCTGCGTTTTTAACCTTTGAAATACCTTTTCTATGAAACATTCATTCTgttatatatacgtttatgATACATGACACTAAACTGCCTCATAGATATGATAAAGtgttatttatcgatatatatatatatatccatatataaattaaatacaaaacatttataaccaaaaactgtaaataaaaaataccttCTTCTTaagtttaacaatattaaattgtaaatatatcacTTTTTAATGTAcagtaaaaatatagaaatatatgcaGCAAGTAATTAATCTTGATAATTagtctataatatatttcttatcaaagaataaagatttgattatttatttacaccgcatttgtttgaattttttacaattgtttCCGAGGAGCGGAATATTATCCGCGATTTATAGggtagagaaaaagaaaagggaaattttttccaaatatggGCATAGGGTTGTTGTCAAAGAAAACATCTTGCCAACTTCAATcgtctatttatatttctgaattcCTACTGACATCCGATCGTACAGACACTCGCACGTGGGAGCGGCGTAGCtaagtttcgaaaatttaaaaataacttctaTCGTCGAGGAGGAAACGGATATACGTGTAGAAATGGACAAAAAATTTCACGCATATTCGCGTGGGTAGAGATAAATTATGCTCGAGTATGTATGTCGATGATACAcacgcaaatatatatatactcgtaTACGagtatattaattgataattggtATGATTACAGTCGTGTCTCATCGTGATATTGTTTTCTTAtcgcttttttccccccttttttcttatttttaaattttattcccgtTATGATTCCCGTTTGTTGACTCGGTCGATgcctccccccctttttttttttgttgacaCTTTACGATCATCAACATAATACAATACGTTGCGTATTATTACCTTAATGCCGACGTTTTGGTCAATTCTTTATAATCGGAAGTATAGATTCTCACAATAACCGTCCACGCTCTTACATTCTCTCCTGTTTCTTCCTCGTTCTTCACTCTTTCTCGCTTCCTCTCTCATAATATGCACATAcacatttatttcttcattcacGCATTGGTATTTCGCAGGCTTGTTATCTTTTATTGGGGCAATCGTTAAAGTTGTGTGCAGGGTAACGTAATTCAGGCGTCAAGTCGAAGAAATGTTGTATgttaaaaatgtaagaaaaattattgaactaAATTCATACATttcacgtttttttcttttccgatttttatttttttcctggaattttcaatgttttcgcgcgttttctttttttgtatcgattatacatttttctttttttttttttcgttcacaGAAATACTCCGATCCGACGAACACCTTTTGCATACAACCCTGCACGTATTCCCTATACGTTATTCATACTATTATCatgttgtatattttatcattatatatctatatttataattatactccTATTTACAAAAAGTTGttcattaaatgttaatatattcaataatatcgcAACtgttattataactttattcCTGAGTGACCATTCATTAAGAGACTcgcctcttctttttcctctctctccctttcttttttttttattattattattttattttattctattttatttttattcggatAGCTTATTCAACGTTAAAGCACTGAGAGATAAGAAACCGAGGTAGCGAAAAACGATGAATacggaatgaaatttattattttttttctttctttttaacaattcttCGATATCTGAATCGAACCGTATTCAgctcgaaatattttctccgatcgtgaaatttgaagcaatttgaaattttatcgatttatgtatgtatattctttctcgagcttttttctaatttttttctagaactttcattataattaaaacgcgTGCCGAATAAattgcgtgtgtgtgtgtgtgtgtgtgtgtattttaTTGGCTAAtatgaatagaataatttggatcatgtctaaaaaaaatttgaacaaacatattcttctttatattatttatataattaatcgttaaGATATGGATtggtttaatattatcattatgttaataaattccaatcgaaacgaagaattttctgaatcattttgtggaaaaataatacaagcTAAGTATTTATAAGTcattaagtatattattattattattattattatagagaagtcgtggaaaaatttgagaaatatttatcgagttaGACAGATTAACAcattagatgaaaaaaaaaaaaaaaaaggaagaaaatagttttaatttaaaacacgaGTGAAAAACATTGCTGAATGTTGGAGAAGGGCTACAAATCGACCGAcatttatttcatgaaaaaaatgaaacaagacGACGGATGTATACACGTTTAATTTACAATCAAACGgccttattttatataatctctaattaatatatttaacatttaataacaattaatatcatcatcatcatcatcatcatcgtcgtcgagcgcgtgtataaaatttatagcgcTCAACTTCTttatcgtatcgagataatGATCCACAAAATGATCAGAGAAATTCTCGATTCTCGACAACAACGATTGAACGATACGAATCGTCGATTCTTGTTTGTTAAATCTctcatttaataatgataataataataataataataaatgaaattaaacatcACGCGCGAATTAGACACAACGATACGAATTAGGCGAATTAGGGTCGGTTTCCATGCACGAGATATTAATTCGAATGGCTGTAACgggtatcgatcgatcgaagatcGGGCTTGACGCGGACTTGACTCACTTAACAAACTTTCACGAGTCGCATCCCACGTCGTATCGAATAAACGCCTGTTCGCCCCTTGCAACGCATCTCTCGTTTTTTTAACACCGATAAACAtctcaataaaatcaatatttcatgcAAACAGTCGCGaggagatttatttattaagaatctcgtttctcgaagaattattatatttctatatcgaTCGTGTAAATTCGAGTTTctcaaaatcgaataaaaactaTGGCGAGCAGGAGCGAACCCGAATTTTATCGCGAATCGTCGAATTTACTCCTGGCTCGCGTCAAAAGTTTCAGAGACACTAcatcgttctttctttttctttttttcaccgcACCATCctggtatatatttttctatttcagttcatttttatttcgtatttttttttcattctcttcaAAATACATTGCTCTCAATTCGACGGCAATCGATgaataaacgatataataattttataagaaatgtagaaagtaataaatacGTCTTTGTAAATTACGTTATACTGAACGAAGAGCtacgattttaaattacgattttaaattttttttttttccctttttttctttgcacaATAAgacacttttatttataaagatggGGGCCTAAAATATCTAGCTACTAAATCTAGTATCTCTGAAACGATATTCGTACGTGATAAGATATCGGAAGGCTTATAATATTGGATAAGTTCATAAATTGTTCGAATCAGCAATTTCAATGCTGTGTTtcggaaatattttacattatgaaATAAGAAGGCTCGGAGCAACAAGgctaaatgataaaataaagaaaaaagaaaaaaaaaatatcttccgtCGATGCACGgattacgataaataaatgatataaacgataataaagtaaatcatattaataaagtaaagtatttagttatttattaaaaaaaaagataataataataattaattaattaattaattatgaacgTACACGTATCACAGCCATTTAAATAGCCtagaatttttacatttataaacgTTACGAGTGTGTCGAGGCaacgaaaacgaaacgaaacttaTTGCAACAacgataattatacaaaaacatACAATTACCAAGCCGTGCGTTGCTCAGAGATTATCGTTGTCCACAGCATTCTCTCAAGGCTGTAATTAAAAGTACGCcgacatacatatacacaaatcatgcttataaatttattataataataatgtagataataattgtataagtaAGGCTGATTAAACGCACTCCTTTCCTTATTCGAATGCGACCGGGCATTCTCTCTCCATTTTATTACAGTCACAGTAAACCATGCTCCTGTATATCTCGAATTGCACCCACAATCAAAATGGATACTACAGCGTTGCGCGTCATGCGAATAAATCAATACTTGATCAGGAATAAACGCTATCAcgtataaaactttataaaatgaagagagaaagagagattagTCGTTCCAGTGTTTTCTCTATGCGTGATGTATCTTGCGATAATGTATATAGGACTAGGTTATTCAATGATTCCAAAGTTCTTTCTAGTTTTAAAATGTGGCAGTAGAATAGTACACCTCGTATACCTCGTCGCAAATATGGACTAACTCgataatatgtatacataaatattatgttgttGTTTCACTTGCCAGAAAAGTCAAAGTTAATTATACGA
This DNA window, taken from Apis cerana isolate GH-2021 linkage group LG5, AcerK_1.0, whole genome shotgun sequence, encodes the following:
- the LOC108003308 gene encoding elongation factor 1-alpha, producing the protein MGKEKIHINIVVIGHVDSGKSTTTGHLIYKCGGIDKRTIEKFEKEAQEMGKGSFKYAWVLDKLKAERERGITIDIALWKFETSKYYVTIIDAPGHRDFIKNMITGTSQADCAVLIVAAGTGEFEAGISKNGQTREHALLAFTLGVKQLIVGVNKMDSTEPPYSETRFEEIKKEVSSYIKKIGYNPAAVAFVPISGWHGDNMLEVSSKMPWFKGWTVERKEGKVEGKCLIEALDAILPPTRPTDKALRLPLQDVYKIGGIGTVPVGRVETGVLKPGMVVTFAPAGLTTEVKSVEMHHEALQEAVPGDNVGFNVKNVSVKELRRGYVAGDSKNNPPKGAADFTAQVIVLNHPGQISNGYTPVLDCHTAHIACKFADIKEKCDRRNGKTTEENPKSIKSGDAAIVMLVPSKPMCVEAFQEFPPLGRFAVRDMRQTVAVGVIKAVTFKDAAGKVTKAAEKAQKKK